Proteins encoded within one genomic window of Pseudorasbora parva isolate DD20220531a chromosome 3, ASM2467924v1, whole genome shotgun sequence:
- the barhl1a gene encoding barH-like homeobox 1a, producing MEVSNGSSFGIESILSHRPTSPCMSKGECRSPAELSPRSDLDSGCSSPPSPRRTSVEDAVQRHARALGLDSPLQISQQPRTVTSSFLIRDILADCKPLAACAPYSSTGQLAQDAEDCMDKLHSNSSSDSEYRVKDEVDREISSSRDSPSSRLKKPRKARTAFTDHQLAQLERSFERQKYLSVQDRMELAASLNLTDTQVKTWYQNRRTKWKRQTAVGLELLAEAGNYSALQRMFPSPYFYPQSLVSNLDPGPGLYLYRGPSAPPPPVQRPLVPRILLHGLQGGGDPASLSGVIPRHTPR from the exons ATGGAGGTATCAAACGGGTCGAGCTTTGGGATCGAGTCTATACTTTCTCACAGACCTACCAGTCCGTGCATGTCCAAGGGGGAATGCAGGTCTCCAGCGGAGTTGAGCCCGCGGTCGGACCTGGACAGCGGCTGCTCGTCGCCTCCCTCACCGAGACGGACCTCGGTGGAAGACGCGGTGCAAAGACACGCTCGCGCTCTCGGACTGGACTCTCCTTTACAAATATCCCAGCAGCCGAGAACAGTCACGTCGTCGTTCTTGATCAGAGACATACTAGCGGACTGCAAACCTCTGGCAGCCTGTGCTCCTTATTCCAGCACTGGACAGTTAGCACAAGACGCGGAAGACTGCATGGACAAACTTCACAGCAATTCATCCTCGGACAGTGAATACAGGG TGAAAGACGAAGTTGATCGAGAAATCTCCAGCAGCAGAGACAGCCCCAGCTCCCGGCTGAAGAAGCCTCGCAAAGCCCGCACTGCGTTCACTGATCACCAGCTGGCACAGCTCGAGCGCAGCTTCGAGCGTCAGAAGTATCTGAGCGTTCAGGACAGGATGGAGCTGGCAGCATCTCTCAACCTCACCGACACACAGGTCAAAACATGGTACCAGAACCGCAG AACGAAGTGGAAACGGCAGACAGCAGTTGGGCTGGAGCTCCTCGCGGAAGCAGGGAATTACTCGGCTCTACAGAGAATGTTCCCATCACCCTATTTCTACCCACAGAGTTTGGTCTCTAACCTGGACCCGGGACCAGGGTTGTACCTTTACAGAGGGCCGTCCGCGCCTCCACCGCCGGTTCAGCGGCCTCTGGTCCCTAGGATCCTCCTTCACGGTCTTCAGGGCGGCGGAGATCCAGCATCTCTCTCTGGAGTGATACCGCGACACACGCCGCGATGA
- the cfap77 gene encoding cilia- and flagella-associated protein 77 isoform X2 has protein sequence MESPRVGVVRESMLHRPLLIKPALGKAKLRGLSCPGPDFVFGTTTTVQDGGVPEAISNWHTHTMSTRHRVAERDFIALNREGVKSGLVTAKELQQYRATHDIQRQPLTREGFRRSAPPCAPPDTSFGISNRPSTPISELMEYKYAQRWLEEQQAKDRALLAHHHKKARLGRIQDTRTSLLRKSRPLPEAPSTWKLPRFQQVGPALDTFRDPEARKKAMSAYYSESASRRGILGQGTYTVD, from the exons CCAGCTCTTGGAAAGGCCAAGTTGAGAGGTTTGTCCTGTCCAGGACCTGACTTTGTTTTTGGGACGACGACCACAGTTCAGGATGGAGGAGTGCCAGAGG CTATCTCCAACTGGCACACTCACACTATGTCCACCAGACACAGGGTAGCTGAGAGGGATTTTATTGCCCTTAATCGAGAAGGGGTCAAGTCAGGCTTGGTTACTGCTAAAGAGCTGCAGCAGTACCGTGCTACCCACGACATTCAGCGCCAACCATTGACCAGAGAGGGGTTTCGTAGGTCTGCCCCACCTTGCGCTCCACCAGATACTTCATTTGGTATTTCTAACAG ACCATCTACCCCTATCTCTGAGCTCATGGAGTACAAGTACGCTCAGAGATGGCTGGAAGAGCAGCAGGCCAAGGACAGAGCCCTACTGGCCCATCACCATAAGAAG GCAAGGCTTGGACGTATACAGGACACGCGGACATCTCTGCTCCGCAAGAGTCGGCCCTTGCCTGAGGCCCCATCCACATGGAAACTACCTCGTTTTCAGCAG GTGGGACCAGCTTTGGACACCTTTCGAGATCCTGAAGCCCGGAAGAAAGCCATGAGTGCCTACTACTCAGAGTCTGCAAGCCGGAGAGGGATTCTGGGCCAAGGCACTTACACGGTGGATTAA
- the cfap77 gene encoding cilia- and flagella-associated protein 77 isoform X3: MFLMDMHTLKPALGKAKLRGLSCPGPDFVFGTTTTVQDGGVPEAISNWHTHTMSTRHRVAERDFIALNREGVKSGLVTAKELQQYRATHDIQRQPLTREGFRRSAPPCAPPDTSFGISNRPSTPISELMEYKYAQRWLEEQQAKDRALLAHHHKKARLGRIQDTRTSLLRKSRPLPEAPSTWKLPRFQQVGPALDTFRDPEARKKAMSAYYSESASRRGILGQGTYTVD; encoded by the exons CCAGCTCTTGGAAAGGCCAAGTTGAGAGGTTTGTCCTGTCCAGGACCTGACTTTGTTTTTGGGACGACGACCACAGTTCAGGATGGAGGAGTGCCAGAGG CTATCTCCAACTGGCACACTCACACTATGTCCACCAGACACAGGGTAGCTGAGAGGGATTTTATTGCCCTTAATCGAGAAGGGGTCAAGTCAGGCTTGGTTACTGCTAAAGAGCTGCAGCAGTACCGTGCTACCCACGACATTCAGCGCCAACCATTGACCAGAGAGGGGTTTCGTAGGTCTGCCCCACCTTGCGCTCCACCAGATACTTCATTTGGTATTTCTAACAG ACCATCTACCCCTATCTCTGAGCTCATGGAGTACAAGTACGCTCAGAGATGGCTGGAAGAGCAGCAGGCCAAGGACAGAGCCCTACTGGCCCATCACCATAAGAAG GCAAGGCTTGGACGTATACAGGACACGCGGACATCTCTGCTCCGCAAGAGTCGGCCCTTGCCTGAGGCCCCATCCACATGGAAACTACCTCGTTTTCAGCAG GTGGGACCAGCTTTGGACACCTTTCGAGATCCTGAAGCCCGGAAGAAAGCCATGAGTGCCTACTACTCAGAGTCTGCAAGCCGGAGAGGGATTCTGGGCCAAGGCACTTACACGGTGGATTAA